The Gouania willdenowi chromosome 20, fGouWil2.1, whole genome shotgun sequence genome window below encodes:
- the naa50 gene encoding N-alpha-acetyltransferase 50 isoform X1: MKGSRIELGDVTPHNIKQLKRLNQVIFPVSYNDKFYKDVLEVGELAKLAYFNDIAVGAVCCRVDHSQNQKRLYIMTLGCLAPYRRLGIGTKMLNHVLNICEKDGTFDNIYLHVQISNESAIDFYQKFGFEIIETKKNYYKRIEPADAHVLQKSLRSPCAPPSGELQKSE, from the exons ATGAAAGG TAGCCGGATCGAGTTGGGGGACGTTACGCCCCACAACATTAAACAGCTGAAGCGCCTGAACCAGGTCATCTTTCCCGTCAGCTACAATGACAAGTTTTACAAAGACGTACTGGAAGTTGGAGAGCTTGCAAAGCTAG CATACTTCAATGATATTGCAGTGGGAGCCGTGTGTTGTCGAGTAGACCATTCTCAGAACCAGAAGAGGCTTTACATCATGACGCTCGGCTGTCTAGCACCCTACCGTAGACTTGGAATTG GTACAAAAATGCTAAATCACGTGCTAAACATCTGTGAGAAGGATGGCACTTTTGACAACATTTACCT TCATGTGCAGATCAGCAACGAGTCAGCCATTGACTTTTACCAGAAGTTCGGCTTTGAGATCATCGAGACAAAAAAGAATTACTACAAGAGGATAGAGCCTGCAGATGCCCACGTGTTGCAAAAGAGCCTGCGCAGCCCATGTGCACCCCCCAGCGGAGAGCTTCAGAAGTCTGAGTAG
- the naa50 gene encoding N-alpha-acetyltransferase 50 isoform X2 produces the protein MKGRIELGDVTPHNIKQLKRLNQVIFPVSYNDKFYKDVLEVGELAKLAYFNDIAVGAVCCRVDHSQNQKRLYIMTLGCLAPYRRLGIGTKMLNHVLNICEKDGTFDNIYLHVQISNESAIDFYQKFGFEIIETKKNYYKRIEPADAHVLQKSLRSPCAPPSGELQKSE, from the exons ATGAAAGG CCGGATCGAGTTGGGGGACGTTACGCCCCACAACATTAAACAGCTGAAGCGCCTGAACCAGGTCATCTTTCCCGTCAGCTACAATGACAAGTTTTACAAAGACGTACTGGAAGTTGGAGAGCTTGCAAAGCTAG CATACTTCAATGATATTGCAGTGGGAGCCGTGTGTTGTCGAGTAGACCATTCTCAGAACCAGAAGAGGCTTTACATCATGACGCTCGGCTGTCTAGCACCCTACCGTAGACTTGGAATTG GTACAAAAATGCTAAATCACGTGCTAAACATCTGTGAGAAGGATGGCACTTTTGACAACATTTACCT TCATGTGCAGATCAGCAACGAGTCAGCCATTGACTTTTACCAGAAGTTCGGCTTTGAGATCATCGAGACAAAAAAGAATTACTACAAGAGGATAGAGCCTGCAGATGCCCACGTGTTGCAAAAGAGCCTGCGCAGCCCATGTGCACCCCCCAGCGGAGAGCTTCAGAAGTCTGAGTAG
- the atp6v1ab gene encoding V-type proton ATPase catalytic subunit A — translation MDLSKLPKIRDAERESQFGFVHGVSGPVVTATSMAGAAMYELVRVGHSELVGEIIRLEGDMATIQVYEETSGVSVGDPVLRTGKPLSVELGPGIMGSIFDGIQRPLKDINDLTQSIYIPRGVNIGALNRDLKWEFSPSKSLRVGSHITGGDIYGLVFENSLIKHKIMLPPKNRGTVTYVAPPGNYDVSDVVMELEFEGVKEKFTMVQEWPVRQVRPVTEKLPANHPLLTGQRVLDALFPCVQGGTTAIPGAFGCGKTVISQSLSKYSNSDVIIYVGCGERGNEMSEVLRDFPELTMEVDGKTESIMKRTALVANTSNMPVAAREASIYTGITLSEYFRDMGYNVSMMADSTSRWAEALREISGRLAEMPADSGYPAYLGARLASFYERAGRVKCLGNPEREGSVSIVGAVSPPGGDFSDPVTSATLGIVQVFWGLDKKLAQRKHFPSVNWLISYSKYTRALDEYYDKHFPEFVPLRTKAKEILQEEEDLAEIVQLVGKASLAETDKITLEVAKLIKDDFLQQNGYTPYDRFCPFYKTVGILSNMISFYDMARHAVETTAQSDNKITWAIIRENMGEILYKISSMKFKDPVKDGEAKIKADYAQLLEDMQNGFRTLEE, via the exons ATGGACCTGTCCAAGCTGCCCAAGATCAGGGATGCTGAGAGGGAGAGCCAGTTTGGATTCGTCCATGGAGTCTCTGGTCCAG TGGTGACGGCTACATCCATGGCAGGCGCGGCCATGTACGAGCTGGTTCGAGTCGGCCACAGTGAGCTGGTGGGGGAGATCATCAGGCTGGAGGGAGACATGGCCACCATTCAGGTCTATGAGGAGACGT CTGGTGTGTCAGTGGGAGATCCAGTGCTCCGGACAGGAAAACCTCTTTCTGTTGAGCTGGGCCCAGGAATCATGGGGTCCATCTTTGACGGCATCCAGCGACCACTCAAGGACATCAATGACCTCACACAAAGCATCTACATCCCCAGAGGAGTCAACATCGGAGCCCTAAACCGAGACTTGAAGTGGGAGTTTTCTCCCAGCAAGAGCCTACGG GTTGGCAGTCACATCACAGGTGGAGACATTTATGGTTTAGTGTTTGAGAACTCACTTATTAAGCACAAGATCATGCTCCCTCCTAAAAACAGAGGCACCGTCACCTACGTGGCCCCTCCAGGAAACTACGACGTCTCT GATGTAGTAATGGAGCTGGAGTTTGAAGGCGTGAAGGAGAAGTTCACCATGGTGCAGGAGTGGCCCGTCAGACAAGTGCGACCAGTTACAGAGAAGCTGCCTGCCAATCACCCACTGCTCACTGGACAGAGAGTGCTGGACGCCCTTTTCCC atgtGTGCAGGGAGGGACTACTGCCATCCCTGGAGCCTTTGGTTGTGGAAAGACTGTCATCTCTCAGTCCCTGTCCAAATACTCCAACAGTGACGTCATCATCTACGTAGGCTGTGGGGAGCGTGGAAACGAGATGTCTGAAGTACTGCGAGACTTTCCTGAG CTCACCATGGAGGTGGATGGAAAGACGGAGAGCATCATGAAGAGAACAGCTTTGGTGGCGAACACCTCCAACATGCCTGTGGCTGCCAGAGAAGCCTCCATCTACACTG GGATCACTCTGTCTGAGTACTTCAGGGACATGGGATACAACGTAAGCATGATGGCTGACTCCACCTCCCGTTGGGCTGAGGCTCTCAGGGAGATTTCTGGTCGTCTCGCTGAGATGCCTGCTG ACAGTGGTTATCCTGCCTATCTGGGAGCCAGACTCGCCTCCTTCTACGAGCGCGCTGGAAGAGTGAAGTGTTTGGGAAACCCAGAGAGGGAAGGCAGCGTCAGTATTGTAGGAGC TGTGTCGCCTCCTGGTGGTGACTTCTCCGACCCTGTGACTTCAGCCACTCTTGGAATCGTACAG GTGTTCTGGGGTCTGGACAAGAAGCTGGCTCAGAGGAAGCACTTCCCCTCTGTCAACTGGCTCATCAGCTACAGCAAATACACTCGCGCTCTGGACGAATACTATGACAAGCACTTCCCTGAGTTTGTGCCGCTGCGCACCAAAGCGAAGGAGATcctgcaggaggaggaggacctgGCAGAGATCGTACAGCTGGTTGGAAAG GCATCACTTGCGGAAACGGATAAGATCACCCTGGAAGTGGCCAAACTGATCAAAGATGACTTCCTACAGCAGAATGGATACACCCCCTATGACAG ATTCTGTCCTTTCTACAAGACAGTGGGAATACTGTCCAACATGATCTCTTTCTACGACATGGCACGACACGCAGTGGAGACCACGGCTCAGAGCGACAACAAGATCACCTGGGCCATAATCAGGGAGAACATGGGAGAGATCCTCTACAAGATCAGCTCCATGAAATTCAAA GACCCGGTGAAGGACGGTGAGGCCAAGATAAAGGCCGACTACGCTCAGCTGTTGGAGGACATGCAGAACGGCTTCCGCACATTGGAGGAATAG